In Ornithodoros turicata isolate Travis chromosome 1, ASM3712646v1, whole genome shotgun sequence, the DNA window gcgacgttcacatgtCGGAGCTGTAGATCAAGGTTAACAGATATAAAGAGATTAATGACGTAGCCATGACGTAGTGAGCGCTGGCAGGAACCAGCTGTGCTCCAACGATGTCACGTTTGTTTGCAACGTGCCCattatggccactcattgaagaaATGCAAACAGCTAATCACTACGAGCACATTTCGCTCTCAATGAGAAATGGACCTTGagaaccttcctaatttctgtgtgatCGTCGCGATACCCTTCTGTTACGGGAACATGTGCACGGCGTTCCTTTCACGACTAACACCCGGTTTATGCGAATGCTGTGTTAACGTTAACAAAGCAACTTTTTGCACACCGTACGTTGTGAAACGTGTCTCTTAGTTTCTTGTTCTTTTAATCATCATgtaccagttagtctgcgcatTCCCCCTTGTGACGCACGTTCATTCCCGTGTTTCAGATACTTCACACGGAAAACTCGGGTTGCTCTCGAACCCGCATAGTTCGCCAAAGTTCTCGTGGCGTGGGCCCGAAAAGCATGTGAGTCCGTTGTGGAGTAGTTGTGCCTTTCAATTAATGCTTTGGTGAAGTAATATTGTGCTTCAAGCGCCTCCTGTAAGGGGAGGGGGGAATACATAAGAAAGGTGAGTGTCTGCGACAAATGTGTGTattgaactaaatgaattatgTATGATACAGTCTCCTGCAGCTCTATACGTAGCAAACCAACTGATGACGACTTCCACGGCTGCCCTGAATACTTACCGTTTTTCTCAACAGTTCCTGTAAAGTCAGTGAGAAACTGTATCGGTGAAATACAAAATGTGTGCTTCAGAAGTGCACAATAAAATAATTCATGTTTATTTCAGTACCATGCTGCATCTGTGGATTTCATCACAGCAAATCACATAAGCTCCCGACTGGCTGAGTTCCCCTTGGAGGAGAAATCATTTCCAACGTTGCTACTTCAGCTGCGACTGGTgttttgaactgggaccagttcaaggtgggaccagctgcaaactggttttgaactggtcccaatTGGAAAATTTTTCATCTGGGTTCTGAGAACATGTGCATCGTTCCGTGTGCAGAGCGTCGTTTCTTTCGCTTGGCTAAGGTTCTCTGGCTTCTGGCTTCTCGTGGCCTCACATCATGCACCATGTAGCCATGTAAGTCGTCACATTTTGGGCTGGGTGTCTTGAGTTTCGTTGAACTTCAGACTTCATTTGTGTCAACCGTATATGGGAGGAAGAAatggcatcgaacgagacaGCGTCACACAATGTAGGGGGCAAAGCACGCGGACGCTGCTTAAACAGTTGTGATTCTCGCAGCTATCTCCACGCTGCCAATTCATATGCGTATGTCCATTGTCCACCGTACTGATGCCTTATGTGTGATGGTCATCTACGAGCCGATCATTTTGTTATAGGTGAGACGCTTTTCGCTTTCGTTTTTCTCCGATGTGCGTTTCTCGCCGTTGAAGCATCTGTGTTAACGATTCTTCAATCCGCTCTTGTAATAGCAGTTCGGATAATTATTGCTGATTATAGCGCAGCACAATGTGTTGACAGGAAACAATTGGATTTTCTGACTTGTAAAAAGCGGTCACGATTTTCGATAACGTGGtgcagatggtggtggtgcggGTGCTGCATACCGCGCGTGGAACGTCACTTCTTAGAGAGCTAAAATGATTTATGTGTTTAACAATATTCAGTTAAATGTTATGTTTTGAAGTCCGGGTTACGTTTATGACTAGTTCATGTAAGCGGTGTCTGCGGAGATAGACTCAGGTCTGGCAAGGAGCACCTTACCATTTGACAATACCAGCAAGCACATTATTTTGCGCTTTTGTAAATAAACTTATATTTCCAGCATGCCCAGGAACAGGTCACGCTCTTCGTAGTCATGCTGCACTACACATTACCCCGCATGCACCCTCAGCTGCATGAGGTCGTGCTCTTAAAATTTCTACTGTGCGACACGTTGTTGAAAGAGGTGCACAAGACTCTCCTCCGTCACACATAATAATATATAATGTTGAGCAGGGGAGGTCAAATGTGATGACCGCCGAATATGCAGTTTTTGTTTTATCCTATTCAAATAGTTTATCTTATCTTTAAAATAGAAGGTGGGTGCTGTAAAATGtgagtcacattttcgtgcatgaCGTTATACTTCCGCAACAGATACCTCGTTGACGCACAGACTTCCACTGCCTCAGAGTAAATAGTTTATGCCAGACGAACTTACAAAAATATTGTGGTTACCGAGCACTGTGTAACAAAGCAACcacggccacgcaaactttcgtctcaaTTCATCGGTAGAGCGCATAGGAATTGCGCGAAGACGAAATTTTGcgtggtcatatttatttttttaacatcGTTGATGGGGGCAACCACGATGTTGGCGTACGTTTATCTGCCACAAATTATTTACTGAACGGTATCACAAGCCTGTCTCTCAAGTAGATATAGCGTCACGctcgaaaatgtgactgaccttttatagcacccacctGATATATAAATAGGTGGAGGACGCATGTACGAGCTGATCGGCTCATTAAGCGTTTTTACACTATCAACATAAACTAATACAATTACTAGCTCATATAGCTAGTCTACAATTTACATTTCGTTGTGTTGATGTGTTGTGAATATCCACAAATGTCTTTTCATATTAGGCTAAAATATTGCAGGTATTGTAATCTGTTGGTTTATGGCTAGTACgctgttgtcttttttttttttcatttatgtTAGGTTACGTGCGCCTTATGCCACATCATTTTCAGGCCATAGGTGCAGTATTCTATAAGCACATGTATCTATTATTGCGGGCTCTTTCCTCCAATAACGTGGTAATTATTAGGTGATACTTTGTTGTATTACGGTTTAGATGTGTGCTACTCACGCCGTAGGAAATACTTCCATTGATCCAGATGTTCTGGATATCCGGGTACATGGGCTGTGGTGAGAGGCTGAACCCGGTTCAAGTAATGCACtcgtgcttcttatttttcttttcgcagTCGCAAGAACTACTGTATATTGCTTGCTTTGGCCAAGAACTGCCACATGTTTTGGATCAGCAACAAGCTATGCCTATACCAGTTTTATGCTACAGAAGGAAAACGGGAAACCGTTTTGTGCCATGTGgcattgcccccccccctccccgatcATGTCAGCATTGCCAACAGCTGCTTATCCAAAAGACGCCTAAGACGACAGTCAAGAAGCCTTTTTGACTTTCACAATGTCCTTCGTTTTTACTCTTACTATGCGGGTTATAGCCACACAGTGTGCTTCAACCCTACCGTGGTTGCTCTAATAGCCAAAAGCCGTTCCCTATTGTCAAACAGGAATGACAGGAATGACACAAGAGATGTGATTTACACGGTTTAATCCTTGCCGCCAAAGCCCACAACTATACACACAGCCGTCACAGCCCGATTGTCTCTGTCGTTGTTTTCCCCGCGTCCCTACTCCTACCTGGTCCTCCCTTGACTTTGGGGACTTGCGGTCGCCCAAGGCCAATACGGACCGTTAGCTTCCTACAAGGGTGCCAGGGAGGACCCCACAACTATGAGGCATATAGGGGGTAAATAAGCGTTAATATGAGGGTAAGGTTACGACGGATGGCATAACAGCCAACCTCTGGCTCTTAAAATAAGAGTAAAAAAAACGGTTCGATTTTTTACCTTTAATATCCGTCACGGCATCCATCCGTACAGGACTCACGTACAGGGTAAAGGTAAAAAAACGcatcgtttttattttttatttttttactgttACTATCGGATTTTGTTTCGACAGTGTATCAATTTATACCTTGGATTACTGGCGTAACGATACTTTCGATCGTAATGGGACATTTGCCGTAAGGACACTGAATCCATCTTTGTCACTCATTCATCCATTCAGACACGAGACACGGAGACAGGTTATCTAGATACGAGGGCTAGCCAAGGCGACCAGCGCTCACGGACGACATAAAACCGAAAGCATAAGCCTAAAATACCAAAGAAACAATGAAATTCAAAGAGCTCTGGAAAACTGAGTTACTTGAACTTGAGGTTACTCCCACTTTCAGTTACTTGAGTTTTGCTCTGAATTTCTTCGTCATGTCTTTCTTGTTTCCTAACCTCAGCTAATTCCTCGTTGCTCCCAAATTTCCTTCCCTTCCATCATGATGCATGGCCCAGCTATTCATTTTTGCTGGATGTTTCTGTATGATAACTGCATAGGAATGATCAGCGAAACGCAATGTTAACTTGctattttataaaaaaagctcaCTATCGCAGCGACGGTTAATCAGTCCAACTCAACGTTTCAGTTAAGGAGGGCCTCATTGAATTGAAGATGTGAATCGAAACATCGAGACAAGTAACAATGACGAGCATAATGAAAGGCTGTAATTCCCGAATAAGTTTTATTACCTAGCGGTCGTTTGAGACGTTGAATAATACTGTCACGAGTACGGAACGCTCGCTATACCGGCTGCAGGATACTGATTTTATTCAAAGGTCTACATGCACCTGGAAGGTTTCAACGCTGACGGTTCGTTAAAGTGGCAATATGATGTCTCACCAAGCCGCAGTTATTATGATCATGTCCTCGTTTTGCCATGGTGCCATGGTATCAGGTAAGCATTTTCGTGGTATCGGTTCTTTTGTTTCATAATATTTGTGTAAGATCCTCAATAATCACATACCCGAGCAGCACACAATactgggcccatattggctggtcattcgcgatacgggtccaatatgggacccgtttcaccaagatttcccccatattggccCAAACCGGACAATATGGCCCGATATTAACCACTATgggccaatatggggaaaattcTGGCAATATGGGAAGTAGGAAGCGAAGgtaggaagggatggctcttgTGTAAAGCTAGGTTATTTTAAGTTACTACAGGCAGTCTCAGTTGCTGAGGCgttatgtccgtcaccgtcacgaaagtgtttcgcgcctttgtactctcggagcgggttggaaagtTTTGGTGCATACACTATTGCGATCCCATTGAAGCTCCAGGGGGATGCTTTGCACTggtagttccgtgggactgcatgacactagttgatcctgctcttcgtttgtAGTGCGAGAGCAGTGCAATTGTTGAATtctgatgtgggcaagctttcgcttgtcccatcctacagttggcaatacgactgcctgggtccttcagcaagaccgGCATAGCACCTGTTCAAAGAtgggagtcactgaaaaggttaggcagctgtaggactcgaacccacatcttctggattaccggcccagggctctaccaattgagctaagctaacactttttttttcaagaacggTTTATTTCGCACTGTTAGAGTTCAAGACGTAGATGTTATTTACAATGCAAGATGCGGTATGTGATTGAGAGGGATGACACAAGAATACATGCTTGAGATGAAGTATGTACAAAAGTGTGGGTGTGATTTGAGGACCAGGGTCAGTCCATTAATACTCCGTGGGGCTTGACAGAACAAGCTCAAGTACTTTGAGCCAGATAGGGTGCTCCGCACTACCTGTTCGGGAGAGTAGAAACCTACACAGTGGCGTCACGTACCTCCTGAAGAAAGGCCAGGAGCCGACTGGAGGAACATTGCGCTCTCTAACACGACGAGATATCCACAACGAGTACAAACCTAACAAAATAAGTACGTCCCACGGGAGCTCGCCGCCTGGACGGATCGGGAGGTACCGAATAGCCCGCGCACTGAGGTAGATGTTCTTCTTGAAGGCACGCTGGAACACGtcccagaagaagaaagcaTCCCTGCATGACTGGAAAGCATGCTCGATGGTCTTCTCCTCTGGGCAAAGCCTACAGTTGTAGTTAATGAAAGCCACGAAGAAACCTCGTTCTCGCAGCCAAGCGCGCACAGGTAGAGTGCCGGTGTGTAGGTCTAAGTCTTTCACCTTAGCTTCTACAGGCATCTTCCTGACTCGTACGAGCGCATCCTCCCCGGGACCCGAGCCGAAAAGCTGCCGGTAGAAAGGACGGGGGAAAAGAGAGTCAACAACAGCCCAATACAGGGACCGACGCGAGGCTTGGAAGATGAACTCATACGAAAACCGCCTGGCAAGGAAGTCTATAGTGTCAGCAACTTTCTTGTAGAATCCCCATATGTAGAGTGGTGTGTCGTACACTGTGGATCCAGGTATCCCAGGTAGCTCATCCTTTAAATCCCGATGggaaacagcttttctgagcctcagtgatagattcccttgatcgcattgactgtgaggcacaactcattggcttggtggcaagtgggcttgcgtctgatagtaagatttggaagaaagggagcatggaacatctctctacggtcttaagaagcaTATCAatattacctgtcaaggtacagcatttcatgttgctttcagtaagtacaacactcctcatagcagttaccattcgtgttgggaaagcatgctgaagttagctcaggcagtgcatccagaactgtgaatcgggttcatagagagcacctggtgagagggacagcaacagtgtccagtaaagactccaggaattttgtgcatgtttgggggacacagcttttaatagtgttgatggaaagcagggtgtgtgaaactctgacttctggtagatgaattcttgttatttataaccaggtacccatgttctagtaatctagaaaaagccttggctctcttggaggaaattgctaatgaatctgagtgtcttttgtggaaacaggttgtaactgcctttctatccaccttTCTTAGTTGcgctagcaaaagcaaatatgtaatgctgtacaccatatctgatgctagcacactaattgctttgagtgttctcaggcttctgaaatggagctacctcgtacatacgctgtgccatgtcggcaagaacataaatcagactgcctttactttttaaattggcccttcagtgcttcacgtgactgcaagaatggcacccccaaaacaataggcaacaagaatgatttctgcaatgtattgagctttgtaaaacaacaactttatttgaaaatatattccaaaagccgggtgacaacctcataatgtagcgtcctttactgcaaacaccgctcaacacaacgaacaaaaacagagcgtaaacgttttgtcgcctatctgGGTggcatcagtacaacagaggccaaagatgagcacatcagcctatctaagagggaatcttacacatccgatagaaggccacggtatgtattacaggctgaagcatcacgcctgataaagcaggattctaagaactttctagggccccatcgctagtcatgagcaaaggttactgcaccatcaaaatatatgtcccttaggacagcagtggcagactgattcggtcctgtttagttaagctaagcattagtagccctggcaactggctcttttagtcttgtcccacgtcttttgtctatcccgccaatgtaggttgcatcacattctatgcactcaacttgatatgcacagtcaaaatgcctgatgggcacagtgccttccaaatagcgtatgaaatacgttggatgaaaggaatgcggaccaccgatttgactcctttgatgttgttttttattgttctctgttggagggatgatgccacctggataggcaatgaaacgtttactctctttattcttaattgttgtgttaagccagtgttctgagtaaaggattttacattatgaactttgtttgaatgatgattagtggcgagcttcataccctgggccactactctaacaattgcttgtggtagtgtggcgaaatggaataacgagccttgtagacaatttacttggcaatatatttatttatctctcataggttgaataacccagtgtggtgttacataacggaggggcacgtaatcataaaagaccgatcaccaaaaggccttgcttttgactagatgaaaatgtgaagcgattgtaacataacaaatgctgcatggtggcgatatgataggttctcctcacgagttgtcgccacggttacggttagttgagaaactgcatatccaggtagcaggatcaaattttaattaggctactttggccaacacgcgaccatagagcacagtgtcaaacgcccttacaaaataaaaagaatactacatctacgtggacccagaaatcaagacagtttgaaatgctgtgaacgaattccactacgttagttttgcctgaatacccttttctaaagccatgctggaatttaaaaaagaaatcgacagactcaacttggttgacaacgtggtagtacatgatgtgctccattagtttacagggaaccctaaaaagtggagctggttaatagatagaaggagcatagttgtcacctcttctgaagacaggaataagcttgagacctatgtcctcgactcgaacacatactaagaacctttgacacagattaacgtatcttcattccagctctttcactttcagatgttcatctctgttgagtggtctgtcattcttgtaatacagattggaattgaaatgcaggtgcataagggatgctctgaaagaaaagtgtttggttttagtccttttaatgtttctgaaaacgaaaacaaactttgACGTTAGGcgcggtttgacgctaggcgtgctgcactcggatgaagtcgaatgtttaaaattcgagtttagagaaaccgtggggttctaatgcgtgaattttcgcatggagagtccttgtttggtgctttatcgactacaagtacgaaagagctcccacagtttctggtcagagtccctttaatagCGAGCAACATTCTACAATCGAGCGCGCCGTGTGAACATTGGTGAATATTGTGTGACCTGTGCAGTACGCTTGATGGACACCTACGATGTCTGTGATGACACACTGCAAGCGCTCCGTAAGAACCTTTGCGATAATTTTATAATCAAGATTCGTCAGAGTGATAGGGCGGTAATTTCCAACCTTATGCCTCTCCGTCGGGTCAGTCTTCTTGGGGATAAGCACAGTGTGTGAAGCACGAAAGGAAACTGGCAGAACTCCGCATTCGAAAGCCGCACTAAAAACCTCTGATAGTAACGGCGCGAGAGCGGTACGGAAGGTTTTGTAAAACTCAGCAGTAAGGCCATCTGGGCCGGGCGGCTTTCCAGATTTTAAAGGggccatgaaatgattttcgcgaattccgagtactctgcctGAAACGGTTCTCAGGATCCCTCACTATCATaaacacatcgacttttaaccgcaTTCAGTGCACTGGGGGCCCAGTTGCTACGCAAAAATGTGGAaaaaatagcggggcgtgaccTCCGGACACATCGCTTCGAAGCGGGCCTACGTCATCACCATCCAgttctctcagccaactgtgggCGACCGGGAGGACACGCCTCgccggaccacgtgggtgcGTGGTtttggtttggacaacaacgacgctgtcgtatatctgccgtccaCATAAGTAGAAATATGGCGAAGCGCAAACTGTCAGCGATGGaagaagagattatgcgacgcacACAGCGTCTTGGAATGGTTCCGTACGCAGGAGCACCTAAAAGGCCGCCGACGGAGACAGTTTCCGAAGAAGAATCGGACGAGTTCATTGCGTCGCCGCCGCATCGAGAGTCTCCGGGTCGTCTTGAGAGCACACACTGGTAAGCCACTTTGATAGCTTCCATATTTGACATTTTGTCCGCAATGTGTGATGTATATACTGGGCTAGGTGTTCCTGTGGACGATGCGTGGTTATGGAAACGGCTCTGGAAAGCGTGTGCTGCCGTGAAATGGAAGCCGCCGTGAAACAGCAGGAGCGTGGGTGCCTAACAACGCACAAGAAGTTTAGGAAAATTTGTTTGGACGCAGATGTGCTCCAGGTCACATACCTTGAATTGTCAACGACCTCACAGCTGGCCAAAGAGAAAAAACTTGAAGACGTGCATAAGTAAGTGCTAAATTGTGATGCGTGCTCTTCATTCAAAGCGAGTTTCCTTGTCGTGGGTAATATTCGTTACGAGTGTGTTTACAGGGTCCTCAAAAAACAGCGACAAATTTTATTTCCCGCAAGTATCACTGTTTCAGCTGTGTTTGTCCCTTTTTTGTATGGCAATAGCTCAAACTACATTTCATACATGCATCTGTGCTGTTTCTCACAAGTAACTTGTAATTCACATGCAGAAAATATCGCTATATGGCATATCGGCTTTTCACATGGTGGCTGTGGCAACGCTTGGGAAGCCATCGAACAGTTTTGCCTGCCTGTGTGGTGGTGAAGATACGCTCGACCTTTCCATCTGCCACACATACAGGATTCAAGTACCCTCCTTTGTAGCCTGACGTAAAACTAAAAGAGAAGAAAGGCACTGTTCTCTACCTCAAAGTGATGTGTCTTGCATGAAGTATACAAATCACACCAGACTATCTCACTGTGTAATGCAATGTGATGTGAAATGCTATTCGACGAGTTACATGTCTGTCATAGTGCAGTTTCAGTCCATTTGCTAAAGTGGAGTTACAGTCTCTACAAATTCAACAAAATTTGTCGGGGCAGGATCATGTACATTACACGAGGACGGGAAAAATGACAGACTCTGCACGAGCTTTCAGAGTTTACTTATTTTCACTACATACACACATCGGTGCTAACACACAGGGCAGTAATGGATTCAGTAATTTAATTGGATACTCCTATGTGGGCAATAGAGCTTTATAGGCTCGCGTATCCTGCAGTCCTGGAGACCATGTGCGTACTACCGTGCTCCGCACTTGGGTCAGGGACCGCTTTTACCTTAGGCAGCGTCTGGTGGGCttcgaaagaaaataaatgggAGATGGGAATAAAATACGCTGAATTTAAATTCAAACTGCACACTATCTCCTTTGTTCGGACAACCCATGCACATGGTTTTCCAACACTCGCTTGTAGAGCACATAGGCAGTGACATACTCAAATGGAGTTATGAGGTAGCTGTAGATGCAATTTACTTGTTCAGAGAACTTGTGAGCATGAGCGAAAAGGACTGTGCACACGCCTGTGCCAAACAATAGGAATGGCCACTGAATACCATACAGCTGGGAAACCCATGCTTGGAAATTATTAGCTATAGTTTGAATCCAGCCTTCTTGTACTGTTAGCCAAGACTACTTCGCTGGCAACAAAATAGGCGATTCGGGGCCGTGTGCTTGAGACCCCTGATCTAATAGAAATATGTACTGTACAGGTAACCTTCACATCATCCCCTAAAAATGTCACACACATACCCACAAAATCTGTCTGTTTCAAGTGTATCATAGTTCACGGAATTCAGACTCTGTACGTGTGATTCAAGTTTTGAAATGGTGGTCGTATATTACATGACTTGTACATTGTTTCTGTTCTTCCCCCTGTGTATTACAGAAAGGGAAGCTACGTCCTACATTCACTTGCCTATCAAGACCAA includes these proteins:
- the LOC135378879 gene encoding P2X purinoceptor 7-like; the encoded protein is METALESVCCREMEAAVKQQERGCLTTHKKFRKICLDADVLQVTYLELSTTSQLAKEKKLEDVHKKYRYMAYRLFTWWLWQRLGSHRTVLPACVVVKIRSTFPSATHTGFKYPPL